A genomic window from Parvularcula sp. LCG005 includes:
- a CDS encoding RNA-binding S4 domain-containing protein, with the protein MTEAQESLRIDRWLWHARMFKTRSIAARAVADHGIRLTRSGQTQRVEKASFNVRPGDTLAFTRGPQLVVVEVRALGERRGPAPEAQALYIDHSPPPLPRPVRAPIPFERAAGAGRPTKKDRRALDAVQTFSPDDFSPDDEAQ; encoded by the coding sequence ATGACTGAGGCGCAAGAGAGCCTGCGCATTGACCGCTGGCTCTGGCACGCGCGCATGTTCAAGACACGGAGCATTGCCGCGCGGGCTGTCGCCGACCACGGCATCCGCCTGACACGGTCAGGGCAGACCCAGCGTGTGGAGAAGGCAAGTTTCAACGTCCGGCCCGGCGACACGCTGGCCTTCACACGCGGCCCGCAACTGGTCGTGGTCGAAGTGAGGGCTCTCGGTGAACGCCGCGGCCCGGCGCCTGAGGCCCAGGCCCTTTATATCGATCATTCACCCCCGCCCTTGCCACGGCCCGTCCGTGCCCCCATTCCCTTTGAAAGGGCGGCCGGTGCCGGTCGCCCGACCAAGAAGGATCGCCGTGCGCTGGACGCGGTGCAGACATTTTCGCCCGATGACTTTTCGCCCGATGACGAGGCACAATAG
- a CDS encoding PEP-CTERM sorting domain-containing protein, with amino-acid sequence MRALLAVIIGTSTLFAAAAHAGTVYSYEVSNPRQNDTAGVVNKVSVDYDTDDVLSFAAAFTANNGLLPQAGWFVLSPGQYPRLSGNELAILYLDFAGGDVYAYRYNGVAGTYAHGRETYLDEGNFITSYEDVLSVDYSGDASSKLSIGFDNLDVSALSPGTFGDEWTGVSYGPGFGGWFHFTTMDSYSISNGKISGWYPKWQSWYDVDGKTATVPEPATLAGLALFGVVGLGLYRRNRRGAAKA; translated from the coding sequence ATGCGTGCGTTGCTCGCTGTGATTATCGGGACTTCAACACTGTTTGCCGCTGCGGCTCATGCCGGCACGGTTTACTCTTACGAGGTTTCGAACCCCCGCCAGAATGATACCGCCGGAGTCGTGAACAAGGTCAGTGTCGACTACGATACGGATGACGTCCTGTCCTTTGCCGCGGCTTTTACTGCGAATAATGGGTTGCTGCCGCAGGCGGGCTGGTTTGTGCTCAGCCCCGGGCAGTATCCGCGCCTTTCCGGCAATGAGCTGGCGATCCTCTATCTCGATTTCGCTGGCGGCGATGTTTATGCCTACCGGTACAATGGCGTGGCGGGCACCTATGCCCACGGTCGTGAGACTTATCTCGACGAAGGCAATTTCATCACGTCGTATGAGGACGTTCTGTCTGTCGACTACAGCGGCGATGCGTCGTCCAAGCTGAGCATTGGTTTTGACAATCTCGATGTGTCTGCTCTTTCGCCCGGGACATTCGGGGATGAGTGGACGGGCGTTTCCTACGGGCCAGGCTTCGGTGGCTGGTTCCACTTCACCACCATGGACAGCTATTCCATTTCTAATGGCAAGATTTCTGGCTGGTACCCGAAATGGCAGTCTTGGTACGATGTTGACGGTAAGACCGCGACCGTGCCGGAGCCTGCAACCCTGGCTGGCCTCGCGCTTTTCGGTGTCGTTGGGCTTGGTCTCTACCGTCGCAACCGCCGCGGCGCTGCAAAGGCCTAA
- a CDS encoding Gfo/Idh/MocA family oxidoreductase — MTKNLKAGVAGAGVFGGYHANKYIEVDGADLVAIFDVDPVRADAATKDRPATAYSDFGLFLSQIDVLTIATPASTHGDLALQAIEAGKSVLVEKPIAMELALANRLIAAAEKHNVTLQVGHQERYVAEALGLLSRGTPQSLRSRRLNKFSGRAMDVSVVFDLMIHDLDLLAQVTPLDGVVIDRIDARFEHGDKADYVDVDLRFASGLTATLSASRMEETPIRDLLLNYEEGEIGVNFLARETTNTTQTPLPFQFSDDEKPPALIDPLRYGTQCFVNAVKAGTVPPVTGADGRNALMLALMIEEAAMAQGDKS; from the coding sequence ATGACAAAGAATTTGAAAGCCGGTGTGGCCGGCGCCGGCGTTTTTGGCGGCTACCACGCAAACAAATATATCGAAGTCGATGGTGCTGATCTGGTTGCCATTTTTGATGTCGACCCTGTCCGCGCCGATGCTGCCACGAAGGATCGCCCCGCGACAGCCTATAGCGACTTTGGCCTGTTCCTCAGCCAGATCGACGTTCTGACCATCGCAACGCCTGCATCGACCCACGGTGACCTTGCGCTGCAAGCGATTGAAGCGGGCAAGTCGGTTCTTGTGGAAAAGCCGATCGCTATGGAGCTCGCACTGGCCAATCGGTTGATCGCGGCGGCGGAAAAGCACAATGTGACGCTGCAGGTGGGGCATCAGGAACGGTATGTGGCCGAGGCGCTTGGGCTCTTGTCGCGCGGTACACCGCAATCGCTGCGTTCTCGCCGCCTGAACAAGTTCTCAGGCCGCGCGATGGACGTCTCTGTCGTCTTTGATCTGATGATCCACGACCTTGATCTTCTGGCCCAGGTGACGCCGCTCGACGGTGTGGTCATCGACCGCATTGATGCGCGGTTTGAACATGGCGACAAGGCGGATTATGTCGATGTTGATCTTCGCTTTGCTTCCGGTCTGACCGCAACGCTGTCAGCATCACGGATGGAGGAAACGCCGATCCGTGACCTTCTTCTGAATTATGAAGAGGGCGAGATCGGCGTGAATTTTCTGGCGCGCGAAACGACGAATACGACGCAGACGCCGTTGCCGTTCCAGTTCAGTGACGACGAAAAGCCACCGGCGCTGATCGACCCGCTGCGTTACGGGACGCAGTGTTTCGTGAACGCGGTCAAAGCGGGCACTGTGCCGCCCGTGACGGGAGCGGATGGACGCAATGCGTTGATGCTGGCACTGATGATTGAAGAGGCCGCGATGGCCCAAGGAGACAAGTCATGA
- a CDS encoding class II 3-deoxy-7-phosphoheptulonate synthase, producing MTWSPDSWRSKPAKHIPEDYPDPAALAAVETELKSYPPLVFAGEARSLKARLADVSRGEAFLLQGGDCAESFKEFHPDNIRDTFRVLLQMAVALTFGASMPVVKVGRIAGQFGKPRSSPVETRDGVTLPSYRGDNINAMDFTPEARIPDPQRLLRGYGQSAATLNLIRALAKGGYADLRNVHRWMLDFVGGAPQAEKYEVLADKISEAMAFMDACGITAGSSKAMSEVEFYTSHEGLLLGFEQAMTRKDSTSGDWYDTSAHMIWIGDRTRQPDGAHVEFCRGIRNPIGIKCGPTLEPDDLMELLDILSPDNEAGRIVLISRFGANKVGEGLPRLLRRVQAEGRNVVWSSDPMHGNTTTTETGYKTRGFDNILSEVMQFFEVCRAEGAYPGGVHFEMTGQDVTECVGGGQAITAEDLSSRYHTHCDPRLNATQALELAFILADTMHKDRRATN from the coding sequence ATGACTTGGTCCCCCGACAGCTGGCGCAGCAAGCCGGCGAAGCATATTCCAGAAGATTATCCAGATCCCGCAGCGCTGGCTGCGGTGGAGACGGAGCTGAAATCCTATCCGCCGCTGGTGTTTGCCGGTGAGGCGCGCTCGCTCAAGGCCCGGCTGGCTGATGTGTCTCGGGGCGAAGCCTTCCTCCTGCAGGGCGGCGACTGCGCGGAAAGCTTCAAGGAATTCCATCCCGACAATATCCGCGATACCTTTCGCGTTCTGTTGCAGATGGCGGTGGCGCTGACCTTCGGGGCATCCATGCCTGTGGTGAAGGTGGGCCGTATTGCCGGGCAGTTCGGCAAGCCGCGGTCTTCGCCGGTTGAGACGCGAGACGGCGTCACACTGCCCAGTTATCGCGGTGACAATATCAACGCGATGGACTTCACGCCCGAGGCTCGGATTCCCGATCCCCAGCGTTTGTTGCGCGGCTACGGCCAGTCCGCCGCCACGCTCAACCTGATCCGGGCGCTCGCCAAGGGCGGCTATGCCGATCTGCGCAACGTGCATCGGTGGATGCTCGATTTCGTCGGCGGCGCACCGCAGGCAGAAAAATACGAGGTGCTGGCCGACAAGATTTCCGAGGCGATGGCCTTCATGGACGCCTGCGGCATCACGGCGGGCAGTTCGAAGGCCATGTCGGAAGTGGAGTTCTACACCAGCCATGAGGGCCTGCTTCTCGGCTTTGAGCAGGCGATGACACGCAAGGATTCGACCAGCGGTGACTGGTACGACACCTCGGCGCACATGATCTGGATCGGCGACCGGACCCGCCAGCCCGACGGAGCCCATGTGGAATTCTGTCGCGGTATCCGCAATCCGATTGGCATCAAATGTGGCCCGACGCTGGAGCCTGATGACCTGATGGAGCTCCTCGATATTCTCAGCCCCGACAATGAGGCTGGCCGCATCGTGCTGATCTCCCGCTTCGGGGCCAACAAGGTGGGCGAGGGCCTGCCCCGTCTTCTGCGCCGGGTTCAGGCGGAAGGCCGGAATGTCGTCTGGTCATCGGATCCGATGCACGGCAACACCACCACGACCGAGACGGGCTACAAGACTCGCGGCTTTGACAATATTCTGTCCGAAGTGATGCAGTTCTTTGAAGTCTGCCGCGCTGAAGGCGCCTATCCGGGCGGTGTCCATTTCGAGATGACCGGCCAGGACGTGACCGAATGTGTCGGCGGTGGTCAGGCGATCACGGCAGAAGACCTGTCGAGCCGCTATCACACTCATTGCGACCCGCGTCTGAATGCCACCCAGGCGCTGGAACTGGCGTTCATTCTGGCGGACACGATGCACAAGGATCGTCGCGCCACGAACTGA
- the recG gene encoding ATP-dependent DNA helicase RecG — translation MRPALLNPLFQDITVLKGIGPKTAPLVSKVAGPRIVDLLWTLPQNIVDRTYRPRIADAEDGRLATISVHVDSHHEPPRGKSLVPWKVLCSDDTGYLTLIFFRPRADFLHRSLPTGQTRLVSGTVEYYGSERQMAHPDYIISPDEFSTLPLIEPVYPLTAGLAGKTIRRAVEQAVDRTPDVPEWLAEDVLQKERWPDWKAALIAAHQPSSKLDLSADSTARRRLAYDEILAHQLALALIRARRASRPGRILKGDGQLTAAVREALPFRLTAGQEEALHDITTDMAAPSRMVRLVQGDVGSGKTVVALLALLTAVEAGAQAALMAPTEILARQHFDEIAPLCDRLNIACVLITGRDKGQERQAKRDGVRKGYVQVVVGTHALFSDDVAFADLGLVVVDEQHRFGVAQRLELQDKGQQADVLVMTATPIPRTLALTTYGDMDISQIREKPPGRKPVATKAIPAQRLDAVIEAVGRTIAKGEQVYWVCPLVSPSETMDMVSAEDRAATLKARFGDAVGLVHGQMKGPQKDAVVSSFYRGDIQVLVATTVIEVGVNTPNATVIVIEHAERFGLAQLHQLRGRVGRGDKPASCILLYHAGESGLGPTAKARLNALRETEDGFVIAEEDLALRGPGDSLGTAQSGFPQFRMADIGSQGSLLQMASDDARRTVMTDPELKTERGEALRILLYLFSRDDAVKLLRAG, via the coding sequence ATGCGACCGGCTTTGCTCAATCCCCTGTTCCAGGACATCACGGTGCTCAAGGGCATCGGCCCCAAAACCGCGCCGCTCGTGTCCAAAGTTGCGGGCCCCCGGATCGTGGATCTTCTGTGGACTCTGCCCCAGAATATTGTCGATCGTACCTATCGGCCCAGGATCGCTGACGCTGAGGATGGGCGCCTCGCCACGATTTCCGTGCATGTGGACAGCCACCACGAGCCACCACGGGGCAAGAGCCTCGTGCCATGGAAGGTGCTGTGTTCGGATGATACCGGCTATCTCACGCTGATTTTTTTCAGGCCCCGAGCTGATTTCCTGCACCGGAGCCTGCCCACGGGGCAGACGCGCCTCGTCTCCGGCACGGTCGAATATTACGGCAGTGAGCGCCAAATGGCGCATCCTGACTATATCATCTCTCCCGATGAATTCTCCACCCTGCCATTGATTGAGCCAGTCTATCCCCTGACCGCGGGTCTGGCGGGAAAAACCATTCGGCGGGCCGTCGAGCAGGCTGTTGACCGGACCCCCGATGTGCCTGAATGGCTGGCAGAGGACGTTCTGCAGAAGGAGCGTTGGCCCGACTGGAAAGCCGCGCTCATCGCCGCGCACCAGCCGTCCAGCAAGCTGGATCTGTCCGCCGACAGCACCGCGCGCCGGCGCCTGGCCTATGACGAAATTCTGGCACACCAGCTGGCGCTCGCCCTGATCCGTGCACGGCGCGCCAGCCGGCCCGGCCGCATTCTGAAGGGCGACGGGCAGTTGACAGCAGCCGTTCGCGAAGCGCTGCCCTTCCGCCTCACGGCCGGTCAGGAAGAGGCCCTGCACGATATTACGACAGACATGGCGGCACCGTCCCGGATGGTGCGGCTTGTGCAGGGTGACGTGGGCTCTGGCAAGACGGTCGTCGCCCTCCTTGCCCTGCTGACAGCCGTCGAAGCGGGCGCCCAGGCGGCCCTGATGGCGCCAACTGAAATTCTCGCGCGCCAGCATTTTGACGAGATTGCCCCCCTTTGTGACCGCCTGAATATTGCCTGCGTCCTGATCACCGGGCGCGACAAGGGACAGGAGCGCCAGGCCAAGCGTGACGGCGTTCGAAAGGGTTATGTTCAGGTGGTGGTAGGCACCCATGCGCTCTTCTCGGATGATGTGGCCTTCGCCGACCTTGGCCTTGTCGTCGTGGACGAGCAGCACCGTTTCGGCGTTGCCCAGCGGTTGGAGTTGCAGGACAAAGGACAGCAGGCGGACGTTCTGGTCATGACCGCTACGCCGATCCCCCGTACTCTGGCGCTCACGACCTATGGCGACATGGATATCAGCCAGATCCGCGAGAAGCCGCCCGGCCGAAAACCTGTGGCGACAAAAGCCATTCCCGCACAGCGTCTCGACGCCGTCATTGAGGCGGTGGGGCGCACAATCGCCAAGGGTGAGCAGGTCTATTGGGTCTGCCCCCTCGTCTCTCCATCGGAGACCATGGACATGGTGTCCGCGGAAGATCGGGCCGCAACGCTGAAAGCACGATTTGGTGACGCCGTTGGCCTGGTGCATGGGCAGATGAAGGGCCCGCAGAAAGATGCTGTGGTGTCGTCATTCTATCGCGGCGATATTCAGGTCCTGGTCGCGACCACGGTCATTGAGGTGGGCGTGAACACACCAAACGCCACGGTCATCGTCATTGAGCATGCCGAGCGCTTTGGCCTTGCTCAGCTGCATCAGTTGCGCGGACGGGTCGGGCGCGGCGACAAGCCTGCCAGCTGCATACTCCTCTATCACGCGGGCGAAAGTGGGCTTGGGCCCACGGCGAAGGCGCGGCTCAATGCGCTGCGGGAGACCGAAGACGGCTTTGTGATCGCGGAGGAGGATCTGGCCCTTCGCGGACCCGGCGACAGTCTGGGCACGGCCCAGTCCGGCTTTCCGCAATTCCGCATGGCCGACATTGGCAGTCAGGGCAGCCTGCTCCAAATGGCGAGCGATGATGCCAGACGTACGGTGATGACAGACCCGGAACTGAAAACGGAGCGCGGTGAGGCGCTCCGTATCCTGCTATATCTGTTCAGTCGGGACGACGCCGTCAAACTGCTGCGCGCCGGTTAG
- a CDS encoding MBL fold metallo-hydrolase codes for MTSIIALIAATTAMTAHPAVSHDTKVMTAAAAVTQQQATPASKRQDLGDGLYAIMGRGGNILFSTGPDGVFVIDDQFADIAKANLDLIKQVSDMPVVFVLNTHFHGDHTGGNAAFYNAGATIVAHDNVRARLAEQAKTGDLQSNALPVITFSEEATFHWNGKTIHVVHVPNAHTDGDAIVHFVDANLIHTGDTLFSGRYPFIDINSGGSVEGVLAALNKVASLSNAETTIVPGHGPVSNRQDVRDTIAMIRKARRMVRAEMMKGSSREDVIAADPLADMNRQYAWDFINGEKMTGQLFDDLMNTDNDASAAVKKGPAQPAAAPAAPPVTPAPAAETPAPAAETPATEDAPASDDTAEPAPAGPAAPPANDAMDNKQPSVGDMPETEATPAAAPLATPAPAQEDEPATSATATEEDASEDETTEPAPAPQPAEDATEDADAEDEPSEAANVVRRMTQGSAADDNTSDEDSADDEDEDASDTDE; via the coding sequence ATGACATCGATTATTGCCCTGATTGCCGCAACGACAGCCATGACAGCCCATCCGGCGGTATCACACGATACCAAGGTCATGACAGCGGCCGCCGCTGTGACACAGCAGCAGGCAACACCCGCATCGAAGCGACAGGATCTGGGCGACGGCCTCTATGCCATCATGGGTCGCGGGGGGAATATCCTGTTCTCAACCGGACCGGACGGCGTCTTCGTCATCGATGACCAGTTTGCCGATATTGCCAAAGCCAATCTCGACCTGATCAAGCAGGTCTCGGACATGCCGGTGGTCTTTGTCCTGAACACGCATTTTCACGGCGATCACACGGGCGGCAATGCCGCGTTCTACAATGCCGGCGCCACCATCGTAGCCCATGACAATGTGCGGGCCCGCCTGGCCGAGCAGGCCAAAACCGGCGATCTGCAAAGCAACGCCCTGCCCGTCATCACCTTCTCTGAGGAAGCAACCTTCCACTGGAATGGGAAAACCATCCACGTGGTCCATGTGCCGAACGCGCACACGGATGGGGATGCCATCGTCCATTTCGTGGATGCCAACCTGATCCACACCGGTGATACGCTGTTCTCCGGCCGCTATCCCTTTATCGATATCAATTCGGGCGGTTCGGTCGAAGGCGTGCTGGCGGCCCTCAACAAGGTGGCGAGCCTCAGCAATGCCGAGACAACCATCGTGCCCGGTCACGGCCCTGTCTCCAACCGCCAGGACGTTCGCGACACGATCGCGATGATCCGCAAGGCGCGCCGCATGGTTCGCGCCGAGATGATGAAGGGCTCATCGCGCGAAGATGTTATCGCTGCCGATCCGCTAGCGGACATGAACCGGCAATATGCCTGGGACTTCATCAATGGCGAGAAGATGACAGGCCAGCTGTTCGATGATCTGATGAACACGGACAATGATGCCAGCGCCGCGGTCAAGAAGGGTCCTGCCCAACCTGCGGCTGCCCCGGCAGCGCCGCCAGTAACGCCTGCTCCCGCTGCTGAGACGCCTGCGCCAGCCGCTGAGACGCCCGCAACGGAAGATGCACCGGCTTCGGACGATACCGCCGAGCCAGCGCCAGCTGGTCCTGCGGCCCCACCCGCCAATGACGCGATGGACAACAAACAGCCGTCCGTCGGCGATATGCCAGAGACTGAGGCGACGCCAGCCGCCGCGCCTTTGGCAACGCCCGCTCCCGCACAAGAAGATGAACCTGCAACATCCGCCACCGCCACCGAAGAGGACGCGAGCGAGGATGAAACAACTGAACCTGCCCCAGCACCGCAGCCAGCAGAGGACGCGACTGAGGACGCAGATGCGGAGGATGAGCCTAGCGAAGCCGCGAACGTTGTTCGCCGCATGACCCAGGGCAGTGCCGCTGACGATAATACAAGCGACGAGGACAGCGCGGATGATGAAGATGAGGATGCTTCTGACACCGACGAATAA
- a CDS encoding TerB family tellurite resistance protein, whose product MLDKLFAQFRKDQNNDAVEADALPLAFTALLVEAARADEEYTDEERAMIDHLVAAQFGKTQAEAKALRDQAEQEQAAANDLYGFSRVVKEGLDREGKLKLIEDMWMIALTDEQKAPYEEMIIRRLVGLIHLEDTDSTAARHRAAQRLETSA is encoded by the coding sequence ATGCTCGACAAACTCTTCGCGCAGTTCCGCAAGGACCAGAATAACGACGCCGTCGAAGCAGACGCCCTGCCGCTCGCCTTCACGGCCCTTCTCGTTGAAGCGGCCCGCGCTGACGAAGAGTATACGGATGAAGAGCGTGCCATGATCGACCATCTGGTTGCGGCCCAGTTTGGCAAGACGCAAGCGGAAGCTAAGGCCCTGCGTGACCAGGCTGAACAGGAACAGGCAGCAGCCAACGATCTCTATGGCTTTTCACGGGTCGTCAAAGAGGGTCTCGATCGCGAGGGAAAACTGAAATTGATCGAAGACATGTGGATGATTGCGCTCACCGATGAGCAGAAAGCGCCCTATGAGGAAATGATCATTCGGCGTCTGGTCGGGCTGATTCATCTTGAAGATACCGACAGCACGGCCGCCCGTCATCGTGCCGCGCAGCGGCTCGAGACATCCGCCTGA
- a CDS encoding DUF502 domain-containing protein, with the protein MASKRDKKRLDQDHAAKMPKPGPFASLRNSFFTGVVIAAPLFITVAVVYWLVTGPLANFDGFVQRNIPDAWLPPLPPDYYIPGLGVLVAVIFLVLLGVMAKNFIGRFLINFGEQVLDSMPVVRNLYGFFKNVFEMALQQSEQSFKEVALIEYPRPGLWTLCFIVTSTKGEAKHLLSDLGDDMTNVFVPTTPNPTSGFLLFVPRSELRILEMTVEEGAKMIFSAGLVAPEFVVPGTEPMPEPAKAESTHRGFNILRRRSGPAETPVGPPQIVDEKAP; encoded by the coding sequence TTGGCCAGTAAACGCGACAAGAAGCGGCTTGATCAGGACCATGCGGCCAAGATGCCGAAGCCGGGTCCTTTTGCCTCCCTGCGAAACAGCTTCTTCACGGGCGTCGTCATCGCTGCGCCGCTGTTCATCACCGTGGCGGTCGTTTACTGGCTCGTGACTGGACCGCTGGCGAATTTCGACGGCTTTGTGCAGCGTAATATTCCCGATGCGTGGCTGCCGCCGCTGCCGCCTGATTATTACATCCCCGGACTTGGTGTTCTCGTCGCCGTCATCTTCCTCGTGCTGCTTGGCGTCATGGCGAAGAATTTCATCGGGCGCTTCCTGATCAATTTCGGTGAGCAGGTCCTCGATTCGATGCCGGTGGTGCGGAACCTCTACGGCTTCTTCAAGAACGTCTTCGAGATGGCGCTGCAGCAGTCCGAGCAGTCGTTCAAGGAAGTGGCGCTGATCGAATATCCGCGTCCCGGTCTTTGGACCCTTTGCTTCATCGTCACCTCCACCAAGGGGGAGGCGAAGCACTTGCTGAGCGATCTTGGCGATGACATGACGAATGTCTTCGTGCCCACAACGCCGAACCCGACCTCCGGCTTCCTGCTGTTTGTGCCGCGCTCAGAGCTGCGCATTCTTGAAATGACCGTTGAAGAAGGCGCGAAGATGATCTTCTCCGCCGGTCTGGTGGCACCTGAATTCGTAGTGCCGGGGACAGAGCCCATGCCTGAGCCCGCAAAGGCGGAAAGCACTCATCGTGGTTTTAACATTCTGCGGCGTCGCTCTGGCCCTGCGGAAACGCCTGTGGGTCCCCCACAGATTGTCGATGAGAAGGCGCCATAA
- a CDS encoding sigma-54 dependent transcriptional regulator yields the protein MAIDILVVDDERDIRELVSGILEDEGYDPRMAADSDAVFAAVKDRLPAMVILDIWLQGSKLDGLGILAELKQVHPDLPVIVISGHGNVETAIAAIRKGAYDYIEKPFNADKLILTVKRALENAQLRRENTDLKEKSSELTLIGDSNVMVQLRSMIDRIADARSRVMIEGPVGSGKEVVARRLHRHSKRSGRPFVVVSSASIDPARMEEALFGIEGDDGRPRMIGLMEQAHGGTLLFDEVGDMPIETQNKILRVLVDQRFTRVGGTTPVTVDVRIVSTTSVDLLAAAEDGRFRKDLYHRLAVVHLATPSLTARREDIPALADHFLKTLAESGGFKRRHLTDEAAAALQTYTWPGNVRQLRNVLERTLIVSGRAVSDAIGIEQLPEEVVQSGPRLPAGETMEQIIALPLREARERFEREYLVAQIARFAGNISRTAAFIGMERSALHRKLKALGVTSNNRED from the coding sequence ATGGCAATTGATATTCTGGTCGTGGACGACGAGCGCGATATCCGGGAACTTGTGTCGGGTATTCTTGAGGATGAGGGCTATGATCCGCGCATGGCCGCGGACAGCGACGCCGTGTTCGCCGCCGTCAAGGACCGCCTGCCGGCCATGGTCATTCTGGATATCTGGTTGCAGGGGTCCAAGCTCGATGGCCTGGGTATTCTGGCCGAACTCAAACAGGTGCATCCGGATCTGCCCGTCATCGTTATCTCCGGACACGGCAATGTGGAAACCGCCATCGCAGCGATCCGCAAGGGCGCCTACGACTATATCGAAAAGCCATTCAATGCTGACAAGCTGATCCTGACCGTCAAACGCGCGCTCGAGAATGCCCAGCTGCGCCGCGAGAATACTGACCTGAAGGAAAAATCGTCCGAACTCACCCTGATCGGCGACAGTAACGTGATGGTACAGCTTCGCTCGATGATCGACCGGATCGCCGATGCCCGGTCGCGCGTGATGATTGAGGGGCCGGTGGGTTCCGGCAAAGAGGTCGTCGCGCGGCGGCTGCACCGCCACTCAAAACGCTCGGGTCGTCCCTTTGTGGTCGTCAGCTCGGCCTCTATTGATCCTGCCCGAATGGAAGAGGCCCTGTTCGGCATCGAAGGGGATGATGGCCGTCCCCGGATGATCGGCCTGATGGAGCAGGCCCATGGCGGCACGCTTCTGTTTGATGAGGTCGGCGACATGCCGATCGAAACCCAGAACAAAATCTTGCGTGTCCTCGTGGACCAGCGCTTTACCCGGGTGGGCGGGACGACGCCCGTGACCGTTGATGTGCGGATCGTCTCGACCACGTCTGTCGACCTGCTGGCAGCCGCGGAAGATGGCCGGTTCCGCAAGGACCTCTATCACCGACTGGCGGTGGTTCATCTGGCGACACCGTCGCTGACCGCGCGTCGCGAGGATATCCCCGCGCTGGCTGATCACTTCCTGAAGACGCTGGCCGAATCGGGCGGCTTCAAGCGGCGGCACCTGACCGATGAGGCGGCGGCTGCACTGCAGACCTACACCTGGCCGGGCAATGTCCGTCAGCTGCGAAATGTCCTTGAGCGCACGCTGATCGTTTCCGGACGCGCGGTGTCCGATGCCATCGGCATTGAGCAGCTGCCCGAGGAAGTGGTGCAGTCAGGCCCGCGTCTTCCCGCCGGCGAGACGATGGAGCAGATCATCGCCCTGCCGCTGCGAGAGGCGAGGGAACGCTTTGAGCGGGAGTATCTGGTGGCCCAGATTGCCCGGTTTGCGGGGAACATTTCCCGCACTGCGGCTTTTATCGGGATGGAGCGTTCTGCGCTGCACCGGAAACTGAAGGCGCTGGGGGTGACGAGCAACAATCGCGAAGATTGA